CCTCTTTGGTGATAAACCTTGCATGAAGGGCATTGGGAGTATGAAAACGAACTTTAATGTTTCTTTTTAAAAGTTCTTCAAGAATAACCCCAAGATGTTTCTCAAAATTCACAAGCAGGGCATCATCATAAAAGGCAAAGTCTATAATATTAAAATTTTTGTTCCAGTAGAGAATTTCTTCTACCACTAAATGAGGATCCCTTTGGATAAATTTTGAAAAAATTTTTTTGGAGGCACAATAAGGGCAATTAAATGGGCATCCAAGCGAGGTTAATAAAACCACATAGGGAATTTTTTTATAAAGATCAAAGGAAGGATAGTCATGGGGATGAGTTTCTCCGGTGAGTGGAAACTCCTTTTTTAGCCTTTCAATAAAATTTTCAATGGGGTAAGATGCTATTTCTATTCTTGAGTCTGGATAAAGAGAGAGAAAATTCTCAAGATGGGCTCTGCAGAGTTTGGCATAAATCCCACCAACGAAGATGGGAATATCTGGATAATTCTTAGCAAAAAAATCTATCAGCACGAAAAGTCCAGGATACCAATAGGTCATAGTGGTTGAAAGCATAACTGCCTTGAATTTAAGGTTTGAGATTTCCTTTAAAAAGAGCTCAAAGGGAAGGCCATAGCGAAAATATCTTCTTGGAACATCAAGGAAAAAATAGGGTTTAAGGCTTACCTCCTTGTAAAAATGCCCTGTTCCATAGGCCTTTCTTTTGGGAGTTTTAGGGAGCTCTGGGTGAAAGGGATCAAGAAGATCAAGAAAATAAATTTTATAGCCTTCCTTTCTCAAAAGCCCTGCCAGTTTCAAAAGCCCATAGGGCTTTAGCCAGAAATCATGGGCAGAAAAGTCATAGATCCAGGGATTTATGAGAAGAAAATCAACCTTATGCATAATTTCAAATTTAATGTCCAAGCCTGAAATTTGCTATCTCAATTTTTATAGGGGTTCTGAAAAATTTTTCCTTTTAGGGATTTTATTTTTTTAGGAATAGTTGAAAAAATGGGAAGATTTATTAAAAGAGCGTTATTTTTATTTAAAAGCGCCCCCAACGGGATTCGAACCCGTGTCTCTGGCGTGAGAGGCCAGTATCCTTGGCCACTAGACGATGGGGGCAAAATTTACAAATCTATTTAATAATAATCTCTATCCTTGAATTGTCAAGCAAATGTTTGCGTCCATATCTTTTGAGACTCTATAGGATTTTTTCTTAGGGCGTAACACAAATTAAATCTCTCCACATACCCGTTCCCCTTTGGAAAGAAAGGATAAATAATCTGCAAAATCAAAATAGTAGGGGTTTAAAATTTTAAACCCCTTGAATTTTTTTGTGGGTCTCTTGTAGCACAGACATTCTTGTCTGTGTTTCTTTTACAGATTGGAGTGTAATTTACTTTTACAGGCAAGATTGCCTGTGTTACATTCACAGATTTGTAAAGCTTCCCTTGTATAGATATCTAATTCCCCTTTTATCCCCCTTCCATTTTCTTGTAATGATCTGAACTTATGCAAATTTGACTTTCCCCCCTTTGTAGGTATCCTTAGGTCAAGAAGTAAAAAAAATTAAAGGGGATGTTAAGCATGGCCAAAGTTTTAATCCTTGGACTTGGAAATATTCTTTTAAGAGATGAGGGGCTCGGGGTAAAGCTCCTTCAGGAACTTGAAAAGGAATTTCTCTTCCCTGAAGAAGTTATCCTCCACGATGGGGGAACAGGGGCTTTTTTTCTACTTCCTTATCTTTTTTCCGCAGAAAAGGTGATCATCATTGATGCGGTAAAATCAGGAAATTCCCCAGGAACTATCCTTTTTGAACCTCTTTCAGCTCTACCCAGGGATACCTTAGAAAAAATTTCCCTTCACGAAATAGGTCTTCCTGATCTCTTAAGAATTCTTGAATTTGCAGGAAAAAATTTTGAAGAAATTTTTCTTGCAGGAATTGAACCCAAAAATCTTGAGGTTGGGCTTGAGTTATCCGAGGAAGTAAAACGGGCAATACCTGAACTAAAGGAAAAAATCCTTTCTCTCTTAAAGGAATGGGGTATTTCCTTTCAGAGAGTAAGTAAAGCTCCATAAAAGGCCTGACCAAGAGAGATGCCTCCATCATTGGGCGGATAAGCCTCATTTCTCAGAACCTTAAACCCACCCTCACTTAAAAGTCTTATGGTCTCAGAAAGAAGGGGCCCATTCATAAAAACTCCCCCTGAGAGAGCAACCTTTTCTAATTCCACCAATTGGGCTACCCTTAAAATAGCCTTAGCCACTCCCTTTATAAAAGCTGTTGCAACCACTTCTGGCGAATCTCTTAACTCAAGGGTTCTTCTAATTACCTCTTCCCAGTCAAGGTAAAAGGGCTTTTTAATTGAAATTTCAAAGACCTCATTTAAATGGGGCTTATAAAGGCTTTCAAGTCTCATAGGTGCTTCCCCACTATAGGTGTTATAATAGCAGATTCCCAGAAGAGCTGAAATCCCATCAAAAAGCCTTCCCATGGAACTACATAAGGGTGAATTAATACCCCTTTTCCAGGCAGTATAAAGAAGGAAAAGCTCTCTTTCTTCAAAGTTCTTAAAAAGGGGAAGAGGAAGCTTTAAGGCTTCATCTCCAAAGATTTCAAAAAGAAGGGAGAGGGCTATTCTTCTTGTGTCTTTAACAGCAACTTCACCCCCAATTAAGCGAAAGGGTCTTAAAGAAAAAAT
This window of the Caldimicrobium thiodismutans genome carries:
- a CDS encoding B12-binding domain-containing radical SAM protein translates to MHKVDFLLINPWIYDFSAHDFWLKPYGLLKLAGLLRKEGYKIYFLDLLDPFHPELPKTPKRKAYGTGHFYKEVSLKPYFFLDVPRRYFRYGLPFELFLKEISNLKFKAVMLSTTMTYWYPGLFVLIDFFAKNYPDIPIFVGGIYAKLCRAHLENFLSLYPDSRIEIASYPIENFIERLKKEFPLTGETHPHDYPSFDLYKKIPYVVLLTSLGCPFNCPYCASKKIFSKFIQRDPHLVVEEILYWNKNFNIIDFAFYDDALLVNFEKHLGVILEELLKRNIKVRFHTPNALHARFITKEAAKLLKEGGFVTIRLGLERIENRIDEKVTLEEFEEAVRNLKEAGFTAKELGAYLLYGLPEEDFKAVERALKHLEKLQVSPYLSEFSPIPGTSLFEEAKKTSRYPLSEDPLFTNKSVFPALKNPDWEEIHRIKNLARTIRKALISS
- a CDS encoding hydrogenase maturation protease produces the protein MAKVLILGLGNILLRDEGLGVKLLQELEKEFLFPEEVILHDGGTGAFFLLPYLFSAEKVIIIDAVKSGNSPGTILFEPLSALPRDTLEKISLHEIGLPDLLRILEFAGKNFEEIFLAGIEPKNLEVGLELSEEVKRAIPELKEKILSLLKEWGISFQRVSKAP